A DNA window from Pyxidicoccus xibeiensis contains the following coding sequences:
- a CDS encoding glutathione peroxidase, producing the protein MRILHTLTLTAALAVTPALAAGSKPSTPAPKAETPTEKKPMSFHDLSANRLDGKPEPLSSYQGKVVLVVNTASECGYTPQYAGLEKLYQEYKDKGVVVVGFPSNDFGGQEPGSAEEIKKFCELRYKVTFPMFEKVKTKGEGQSPVYAFLAKNHPAPKWNFHKYVVGKDGQVKAAFPSSVTPDSAELKTAIDGALSQK; encoded by the coding sequence ATGCGAATCCTCCACACCCTGACGCTCACCGCGGCGCTCGCCGTCACCCCGGCGCTCGCCGCGGGCAGCAAGCCCTCCACCCCGGCCCCCAAGGCCGAGACTCCCACGGAGAAGAAGCCCATGTCCTTCCACGACCTGTCCGCCAACCGCCTCGACGGCAAGCCCGAGCCGCTCTCCAGCTACCAGGGGAAGGTCGTCCTGGTGGTGAACACCGCCTCCGAGTGTGGGTACACGCCGCAGTACGCGGGCCTGGAGAAGCTGTACCAGGAGTACAAGGACAAGGGCGTGGTGGTGGTGGGCTTCCCCTCCAACGACTTCGGAGGCCAGGAGCCGGGCAGCGCGGAGGAAATCAAGAAGTTCTGCGAGCTGCGCTACAAGGTGACCTTCCCCATGTTCGAGAAGGTGAAGACGAAGGGGGAGGGACAGTCGCCCGTCTACGCGTTCCTCGCGAAGAACCACCCGGCGCCCAAGTGGAACTTCCACAAGTACGTGGTGGGCAAGGACGGCCAGGTGAAGGCGGCCTTCCCCAGCTCGGTGACGCCGGACAGCGCCGAGCTGAAGACGGCCATCGACGGCGCGCTGTCGCAGAAGTAG
- a CDS encoding DUF5996 family protein gives MAFASTPDVDTWEEAWPELPLEEWKDSQATLHRYLQVLGKVKLALTPPENHWWNVAFRVTARGLTTGLMPFGDGAFEVDCDFQVHELHFRTSGGETRVLGLDSRPVADFYRDVMALLHSLGIEVRIWETPVEIPDDTTPFSEDRHHATYQPEYVYRWWRAMLQASLVLEEFRARFTGKCSPVHFFWGSCDLAVTRFSGRPAPERPGADAITREAYCEEVCSAGFWPGTSQSKGAAFYCYAAPEPEGFSTADIRAAGGWYDAGFKEYLLAYDDVRRARAPRAFLLDFLQGTYDACADLGGWERARLERPLVLPERRAVQEGTATLPEQPPVPVG, from the coding sequence ATGGCCTTCGCATCGACGCCGGACGTGGACACGTGGGAGGAGGCCTGGCCGGAGCTTCCGCTGGAGGAGTGGAAGGACAGCCAGGCCACGCTGCACCGGTACCTCCAGGTCCTCGGCAAGGTGAAGCTCGCGCTGACGCCGCCGGAGAACCACTGGTGGAACGTGGCGTTCCGCGTGACGGCGCGGGGCCTGACGACGGGCCTCATGCCCTTCGGCGATGGCGCCTTCGAGGTGGACTGCGACTTCCAGGTGCATGAGCTGCACTTCCGGACGAGCGGGGGCGAGACGCGGGTGCTGGGGCTGGACTCGCGGCCCGTGGCGGACTTCTACCGGGACGTGATGGCGCTGCTCCACTCGCTCGGCATCGAGGTGCGCATCTGGGAGACGCCGGTGGAGATTCCAGACGACACGACGCCCTTCAGCGAGGACCGGCACCACGCCACCTACCAGCCGGAGTACGTGTACCGGTGGTGGCGGGCGATGCTGCAGGCGAGCCTGGTGCTGGAGGAGTTCCGGGCACGCTTCACCGGCAAGTGCAGTCCGGTGCACTTCTTCTGGGGGAGCTGCGACCTGGCGGTGACGCGCTTCTCCGGCCGCCCCGCGCCGGAGCGTCCCGGGGCGGACGCCATCACCCGCGAGGCGTACTGCGAGGAGGTGTGCAGCGCCGGCTTCTGGCCGGGCACGTCGCAGTCGAAGGGGGCGGCCTTCTACTGCTACGCCGCCCCGGAGCCGGAGGGCTTCTCCACCGCGGACATCCGCGCGGCGGGAGGCTGGTACGACGCGGGCTTCAAGGAGTACCTGCTGGCCTATGACGACGTGAGACGGGCCCGGGCGCCGAGGGCCTTCCTGCTCGACTTCCTCCAGGGCACGTATGACGCCTGCGCGGACCTGGGCGGCTGGGAGCGCGCGCGGCTGGAGCGGCCCCTGGTGCTGCCCGAGCGGCGCGCGGTACAGGAGGGGACGGCCACGCTCCCGGAGCAGCCCCCGGTGCCGGTGGGCTAG
- a CDS encoding zf-HC2 domain-containing protein, which yields MAACPDYEVLLDVFATGGLETAETARVSQHVRTCDGCREAVASTVSVLGLAELPPLSAEEKTELDAVPRRTLAAWRRDEQHRGLRRRTLGSLVAAAAVVALMLLVPDLVRKSGVLTPTPETETVTAPPAPEVDAETLAAFEAWAGLEPLDEVEPDGEDLLEDLEEDPDFNLGETL from the coding sequence ATGGCCGCGTGCCCTGACTACGAGGTGTTGTTGGATGTCTTCGCCACTGGCGGCCTGGAGACCGCCGAGACGGCCCGCGTCTCCCAGCACGTGAGGACGTGTGACGGCTGCCGCGAGGCCGTCGCGTCCACCGTGAGCGTCCTCGGCCTGGCGGAGCTGCCCCCGCTCTCCGCCGAGGAGAAGACCGAGCTGGACGCGGTGCCCCGGCGCACGCTGGCCGCCTGGCGGCGCGACGAGCAGCACCGCGGGCTGCGGCGGCGGACGCTCGGCTCGCTGGTGGCCGCCGCGGCCGTGGTGGCCCTCATGCTGCTGGTGCCGGACCTCGTCCGGAAGTCCGGCGTCCTGACGCCCACCCCGGAGACGGAGACGGTGACGGCGCCGCCCGCGCCCGAGGTGGACGCGGAGACGCTGGCCGCCTTCGAGGCGTGGGCCGGACTGGAGCCGCTGGACGAGGTGGAGCCCGATGGCGAGGACCTGCTCGAGGACCTGGAAGAGGACCCCGACTTCAACCTGGGAGAGACGCTGTGA
- a CDS encoding RNA polymerase sigma factor → MPARVARSGLARASDEELCRVFLDGEPAAFDVLVMRHRALVFSLVRRYTSRPEDAADLVQSAFLRALEASRRVFARFSPSGPAPFRAWLVRIALNLAKNHARQGQRWRPMLVEAAPEDVAPDSRESAQEGLERAEREQQVRAAVLALPRRQREVLTLRLDGGLSFRDIAQTLRITENNAKVQFHHAVKRLKALVGAPEEKS, encoded by the coding sequence ATGCCCGCGCGGGTGGCGCGCTCGGGGCTGGCGCGGGCTTCGGACGAGGAGCTGTGCCGCGTCTTCCTGGACGGCGAGCCGGCGGCCTTCGACGTGCTGGTGATGCGGCACCGGGCGCTCGTCTTCTCGCTGGTGCGGCGCTACACGTCGCGCCCCGAGGACGCGGCGGACCTGGTGCAGAGCGCCTTCCTGCGCGCGCTGGAGGCCTCGCGCCGCGTCTTCGCCCGCTTCTCGCCCTCCGGGCCGGCGCCCTTCCGCGCGTGGCTGGTGCGCATCGCCCTCAACCTGGCGAAGAACCACGCACGCCAGGGGCAGCGGTGGCGGCCCATGCTGGTGGAGGCCGCGCCGGAAGACGTGGCCCCGGACTCGCGCGAGTCCGCCCAGGAAGGCCTGGAGCGCGCCGAGCGCGAGCAACAGGTGCGTGCCGCCGTGCTGGCCCTGCCGCGCCGCCAGCGCGAGGTGCTGACGCTGCGGCTGGACGGCGGGCTGTCGTTCCGCGACATCGCCCAGACGCTTCGAATCACCGAGAACAATGCGAAGGTGCAGTTCCACCACGCGGTGAAGCGCCTCAAGGCGCTGGTGGGCGCGCCCGAGGAGAAGAGCTGA
- a CDS encoding TIGR02265 family protein, with protein sequence MVTEGSGSRIKGGVLISRLNMLRQHGGQVRVDDVLRRLPPEDQAVLRKMILPIAWYPLELNLRLDTAIAEVMSPEDKRRAFVDMGRASAEEALHGAQHVFVRPGDPQFLLSQAPQIYRFYYAVGSRTYERAGERAAVLRTFGAENVTETDCLTIIGWHERAVELSGGRAVNISHPQCRARGAPHCEYHVAWH encoded by the coding sequence ATGGTGACGGAAGGTTCTGGCTCTCGCATCAAGGGTGGGGTGCTCATCTCCCGGTTGAACATGCTGCGCCAGCATGGCGGGCAGGTTCGCGTGGACGACGTGCTGCGGCGGCTTCCTCCCGAGGACCAGGCGGTGCTGCGGAAGATGATTCTTCCGATTGCCTGGTATCCGCTGGAGCTCAACCTGCGGCTGGACACGGCCATCGCGGAGGTGATGTCGCCGGAGGACAAGCGCAGGGCCTTCGTCGACATGGGCCGGGCGTCGGCGGAGGAGGCGCTGCATGGCGCGCAGCACGTCTTCGTGCGGCCGGGGGACCCGCAGTTCCTGCTGAGCCAGGCACCGCAAATCTATCGCTTCTATTACGCGGTGGGCTCGCGGACCTACGAGCGGGCGGGCGAGCGGGCCGCGGTGCTGCGCACGTTCGGCGCGGAGAACGTCACGGAGACGGACTGCCTGACCATCATCGGCTGGCACGAGCGGGCGGTGGAGCTGTCGGGAGGGCGGGCGGTGAACATCTCCCATCCCCAGTGCCGGGCACGGGGCGCGCCGCACTGCGAATACCACGTGGCGTGGCACTAG
- a CDS encoding peroxiredoxin has product MPAVGDSAPDFNATDCQGAPLRLSSLRGRRVVLFFFPKAFTIGCTIENRAFRDNHQLLKELGAELVGVSVDTQRTQCEFAQKEAIHFALLGDEDRAISRAYDALWPVLNVDRRITFIIDPHGRIEHVIRHEMRVYRHLDDVLRYLRANPLPGPSA; this is encoded by the coding sequence ATGCCTGCTGTCGGAGACTCCGCGCCGGACTTCAACGCCACCGACTGTCAGGGCGCCCCCCTACGGCTGTCCTCCCTGCGCGGGCGCCGCGTGGTGCTGTTCTTCTTCCCCAAGGCCTTTACCATCGGCTGCACCATCGAGAACCGCGCGTTCCGCGACAACCACCAGCTCCTCAAGGAGCTGGGCGCCGAGCTCGTGGGCGTCTCCGTGGACACGCAGCGCACCCAGTGCGAGTTCGCCCAGAAGGAGGCCATCCACTTCGCCCTCCTCGGCGACGAGGACCGCGCCATCAGCCGCGCCTATGACGCGCTCTGGCCCGTGCTCAACGTGGACCGCCGCATCACCTTCATCATCGACCCGCACGGCCGCATCGAGCACGTCATCCGCCACGAGATGCGCGTCTACCGCCACCTCGACGATGTGCTCCGCTACCTGCGCGCCAACCCGCTGCCCGGCCCATCCGCCTGA